One window of Triticum dicoccoides isolate Atlit2015 ecotype Zavitan chromosome 5A, WEW_v2.0, whole genome shotgun sequence genomic DNA carries:
- the LOC119300409 gene encoding uncharacterized protein LOC119300409, with protein sequence MLFNKPERDTHHTSPLEKRSRHRRTIRKRKRKKEERENGIFYLILRPSPPWPRLCFSLEGATFLRFSPVSPSSPLSTSISINASSPRRLLPHAPRAAGRGSDKDNRVQELRVPDSWLTPTGAAQESEWLRGTLHKWLDDEYCPEPANVDISNTAARSYHESLTAKQSDVGEILMKMVGDLQELSYQESFHGAFSAANAAVRLITQRMEPSAGE encoded by the exons ATGTTGTTCAATAAGCCGGAAAGGGACACACACCACACCTCACCTCTCGAGAAAAGAAGTAGACATAGAAGAACCAtaagaaaaaggaagagaaaaaaagaagaaagggaaaATGGAATCTTCTACCTCATCCTCCGCCCTTCTCCTCCATGGCCTCGCTTGTGCTTCTCCCTCGAAGGCGCGACCTTTCTTCGTTTTTCCCCCGTCAGCCCGTCCTCCCCACTCTCGACCTCCATCTCCATCAACGCCTCCTCTCCACGGCGGCTCTTGCCCCATGCTCCTCGCGCTGCCGGCCGCGGCAGTGACAAGGACAaccgcgtgcaggagctgagggtgcCTGATTCTTGGCTCACGCCCACAGGAGCAGCACAG GAATCCGAATGGCTGAGGGGAACGCTGCACAAGTGGCTGGACGATGAGTACTGCCCAGAGCCGGCCAACGTGGACATCAGCAACACCGCCGCAAGGTCGTACCACGAGTCCCTGACGGCGAAGCAATCTGACGTGGGAGAGATCCTGATGAAGATGGTCGGGGATCTGCAGGAGCTGTCGTACCAGGAGAGCTTCCACGGGGCCTTCTCCGCCGCCAACGCCGCGGTGCGTTTGATAACGCAGAGGATGGAGCCGTCAGCCGGTGAGTGA
- the LOC119300410 gene encoding acyl carrier protein 1, chloroplastic-like, translated as MAHCLAAVASFSPSAVRRRLSSQVANVISSRSSVSFRSQKMSFVSISSRPSSLRFKICCSATGETQAKKETVDKVCMIVKKQLAVPDGTPVTAESKFSELGADSLDTVEIVMGLEEEFNITVDETSAQDIATVQDAADLIEKLVTEKTA; from the exons ATGGCGCACTGCCTCGCCGCCGTTGCCTCCTTCTCGCCGTCCGCCGTCCGCCGGCGGCTGTCCAGCCAG GTGGCTAATGTAATTTCGAGCCGGAGCTCAGTTTCCTTCCGTAGCCAGAAGATGAGCTTTGTATCCATCAGTTCAAGACCGAGTTCACTTCGGTTTAAGATTTGTTGTTCG GCCACAGGTGAGACACAGGCCAAGAAAGAGACAGTCGACAAGGTTTGTATGATAGTCAAGAAGCAGCTGGCAGTCCCTGATGGGACCCCTGTCACAGCGGAGTCAAAATTTTCTGAACTTGGTGCTGACTCACTGGATACG gttgagattgTGATGGGCCTCGAGGAAGAGTTCAACATCACCGTTGATGAAACAAGCGCGCAGGACATTGCAACCGTGCAGGATGCAGCGGACCTTATCGAGAAGCTTGTGACAGAGAAGACCGCGTAA